One part of the Vicia villosa cultivar HV-30 ecotype Madison, WI linkage group LG6, Vvil1.0, whole genome shotgun sequence genome encodes these proteins:
- the LOC131614437 gene encoding uncharacterized protein LOC131614437 codes for MVEDRDVSDHCPVWLICDKANWGPKPFKVNIEWFSNKDFLPFVKKEWIAFNVEGRGDIILKEKLRMLKDKLRWWNFNVFGMYDLAVEENVRILNEGDVDMEEDDVEDSFEMIERKKRASKDFWLNLKIKENMLIQKSRLKWLNDGDTNSKFFHGVMKARRTRNFIGSLVKGGEIINSVAEIKEEVKNHFEKKFVEDRRMRPVLDGISFETLEEEDKVFLKKPFKEFEIKAAIWDCDGLKSPGPDGYSFFFIKRCWDFMKVEFINCFKCFHREALLSKSITSSFLTLIPKSSNPLSLDEYRPICLVGCIYKAISKLLASRLKKVLGTTISKCQSAFVPGRQLLDGVMVANEVVDFAKREGIGCLLFKVDFEKAYDKVSWDFLRYLLRRMGFGDTWLKWMEALIFSSKMSVLENGSPTKEFEVRKGLRQGNPISPFLFVIVTEGLRRLVAKAVETGDYVGFNLRRSCSVDIHQFTDDTLHLGEGTWKQIWTIKAILRGGRIATSLSLVSQSESIRGELLHGAELLARSSQGFWIGKLAFYLSEAPKKIIKKIKRLQSRFLWGGGSDNKKINWVSWKSCCLPIDKGGLGLRRIREFNLALLQKWRWRIMGGSEELWYGVLKTRYGDINLQVVKVAKSDNNKSSKSLWWRDILELEHEFKESVFVNLCRFKVGDGFHISFWHSCWLNDCSLKEAFSVAYLCSELKFVSIACMGGWKNNVWKWGDFGVRRGDFPGLEEEIRRLLLVMEGARLDWGKRGERDTVRWEGEPEGIFSVRSCYGGYEKYHIPFGPRVENSEALTLLWHNLVPQKIKSFGWRCFLNRLPIKDLLARRGISLSNSTLCVLCENNQESLLHLLLSCRASYLIWRDMATWIGFDIGEEVSLIESYMRWYRFCKSNRVKKGREGVMWLAIVWSIWNVRNSIIFRGEDWNILDTVWNIKILLWRWSFIELIKKKEGFMKLIEAVEDGRKLEQRTLEQVAMDKLVELAYKKKLWPN; via the exons ATGGTTGAGGATCGTGATGTTTCGGACCATTGTCCGGTTTGGTTGATTTGTGATAAAGctaattggggtcctaaaccgttCAAAGTTAATATAGAATGGTTTTCAAACAAGGATTTCCTTCCGTTTGTGAAGAAAGAATGGATCGCTTTTAATGTTGAGGGAAGGGGCGATATTATTCTTAAAGAGAAACTAAGAATGCTTAAAGATAAGTTGAGATGGTGGAACTTTAATGTTTTTGGCATGTACGATTTGGCGGTGGAGGAGAATGTGCGCATTTTGAATGAAGGAGATGTGGATATGGAGGAAGATGATGTAGAGGATTCTTTTGAGATGATAGAAAGGAAGAAAAGGGCATCTAAAGACTTTtggttgaatttgaaaattaaagaaaatatgttAATTCAAAAGTCTAGGTTGAAGTGGTTAAATGATGGAGATACTAATAGTAAGTTTTTtcatggggtgatgaaagctagAAGGACCCGAAATTTTATTGGCTCGCTTGTGAAAGGAGGTGAAATTATTAACTCGGTGGCGGAAATAAAGGAAGAAGTGAAGAATCATTTTGAGAAGAAATTTGTTGAGGATCGGAGGATGAGGCCGGTTTTAGATGGTATTTCTTTTGAGACTTTAGAAGAGGAGGATAAAGTTTTTCTTAAGAAACCTTTTAAGGAATTCGAAATAAAGGCGGCTATTTGGGATTGTGATGGGTTGAAAAGTCCGGGGCCTGATGGatactctttctttttcattaaGAGGTGTTGGGATTTTATGAAAGTGGAATTCATCAATTGTTTCAAGTGCTTCCATAGGGAAGCTTTGTTATCTAAATCGATCACTTCTTCTTTCCTTACATTGATTCCGAAATCTTCTAACCCTTTGAGTTTGGATGAGTATAGACCAATTTGTTTGGTTGGGTGCATTTACAAAGCAATATCCAAACTTTTGGCGTCGAGATTGAAGAAGGTTTTAGGGACTACTATTTCTAAGTGTCAAAGcgcttttgttccgggtaggCAACTTTTAGATGGAGTTATGGTTGCGAATGAAGTGGTGGATTTTGCGAAGAGAGAAGGAATTGGGTGTTTactttttaaagttgattttgagaaagCATATGATAAAGTGTCTTGGGATTTTCTTAGATATTTGTTAAGAAGAATGGGTTTTGGGGATACTTGGTTAAAATGGATGGAGGCGTTGATTTTTTCAAGCAAGATGTCGGTTCTAGAGAATGGTAGTCCAACGAAGGAATTCGAGGTGAGAAAAGGGTTGAGACAAGGTAATCCTATTTCGCCTTTCCTCTTTGTTATTGTTACGGAGGGATTACGTCGTTTGGTGGCTAAGGCGGTGGAGACGGGGGATTATGTTGGTTTCAATTTGAGGAGATCTTGCTCGGTGGATATTCATCAATTCACCGATGATACTCTTCATTTAGGGGAGGGGACATGGAAGCAAATATGGACGATCAAGGCAATTTTGAGAG GAGGGAGGATAGCAACTTCACTTTCCTTGGTATCCCAATCGGAATCAATTCGAGGAGAATTGCTTCATGGAGCGGAATTATTAGCAAGATCAAGTCAAGGCTTTTGGATTGGAAAGCTCGCTTTTTATCTTTCTGAG GCTCCAAAGaaaattattaagaaaataaaaaggtTGCAAAGTAGGTTTCTTTGGGGAGGTGGGAGTGataataagaaaattaattgggtgagttggaagagTTGTTGCTTACCCATAGATAAAGGTGGTCTTGGTTTAAGGCGTATTAGGGAATTTAACTTGGCTCTTCTTCAAAAGTGGAGGTGGAGGATTATGGGAGGATCGGAGGAGTTATGGTATGGTGTTTTGAAAACAAGGTACGGAGATATTAATCTTCAAGTGGTGAAAGTGGCAAAGTCGGATAATAATAAGAGTTCAAAATCCTTATGGTGGAGGGATATTTTGGAGTTAGAACATGAATTCAAAGAGAGTGTTTTTGTTAATTTGTGTAGGTTCAAGGTGGGAGATGGATTTCACATTTCTTTTTGGCATTCTTGTTGGTTAAATGATTGTTCTTTAAAGGAAGCTTTTTCGGTAGCTTATTTATGTTCGGAGTTGAAATTTGTTTCTATTGCTTGTATGGGTGGATGGAAGAATAATGTGTGGAAGTGGGGAGATTTTGGGGTTAGGAGAGGAGATTTTCCGGGTTTGGAGGAAGAGATACGGCGGCTTTTATTGGTGATGGAAGGGGCACGGTTGGATTGGGGTAAAAGGGGGGAGAGGGATACGGTGCGGTGGGAGGGAGAACCGGAAGGCATTTTTTCGGTTAGAAGTTGTTACGGTGGGTATGAAAAATATCACATTCCATTTGGCCCAAGGGTGGAAAATTCGGAAGCTCTAACTCTTCTTTGGCACAATTTGGTTcctcaaaaaataaaaagttttggatggaggtgttttctTAATAGATTGCCAATCAAGGATCTTCTTGCTCGTAGAGGTATTTCTCTCTCAAACTCAACTTTGTGTGTTCTTTGTGAGAATAATCAAGAATCTttgcttcatcttcttctttcttgtCGGGCGTCTTATTTAATTTGGAGGGATATGGCCACTTGGATTGGTTTCGATATAGGAGAGGAGGTTTCTTTGATTGAGAGCTACATGAGATGGTATAGATTTTGCAAATCAAATAGGGTGAAAAAAGGAAGAGAAGGTGTTATGTGGTTGGCAATTGTGTGGTCGATATGGAATGTTAGGAATAGCATCATTTTTAGAGGAGAGGATTGGAATATTCTCGATACGGTTTGGAACATTAAGATCCTTTTGTGGCGGTGGTCTTTTATTG
- the LOC131614439 gene encoding uncharacterized protein LOC131614439 produces the protein MIIGSMNIRGGGNSLKRRRVNTIIKKGKADIFLIQETKIKEFKDFFAKSFWSEQDIGYSYSNALGASGGLLILWKEGKVEVDSSFRGDGYLGVKVKWENHWYYVCNVYSSCSSEKKKRLWEVLGSLKEKYKDGEWIIGGDFNAVKNRRERKGSTASANLGEMNLFADFIHKSSLVDIPCKGKKFYVV, from the coding sequence ATGATTATTGGTTCTATGAACATTAGGGGAGGGGGTAATTCTTTAAAGAGAAGGAGGGTGAATACTATCATTAAAAAAGGGAAAGCGGATATTTTTTTGATTCAAGAAACGAAGATTAAAGAATTTAAGGACTTTTTTGCAAAGAGTTTTTGGAGCGAACAAGACATCGGTTATTCTTATTCTAATGCTTTGGGAGCTTCGGGGGGTTTGTTAATTCTTTGGAAGGAAGGAAAGGTGGAGGTGGATAGTAGTTTTAGAGGGGACGGTTATCTTGGCGTCAAGGTGAAGTGGGAAAATCATTGGTACTATGTTTGTAATGTTTATTCTTCTTGTTCTTcggaaaaaaagaaaaggttgtGGGAGGTGTTGGGGAGTTTAAAGGAGAAATACAAAGATGGGGAGTGGATCATTGGAGGGGATTTCAATGCGgtaaaaaatagaagagaaagaaagggttCTACGGCTTCGGCTAACCTAGGTGAGATGAATCTCTTTGCGGATTTTATCCATAAGTCTTCTTTGGTGGATATTCCGTGTAAGGGTAAGAAATTTTACGTGGTATAG
- the LOC131614438 gene encoding F-box protein At5g49610-like → MENSVYLLLELIIEILLRLPGKALLRFRSVCKSWFSLISNNNFATSHFEHAATHRRLFIKPFALQPLSIDFDSWFHDASAYASLTLDFFRPKRPLEIRGCCRGFLFLLDDKHIYLLNPSTGLIKQIPNSPIILNAGFELLSGFVYYQPTDDYMIVSGFCEFFPNDPATSSVKLMIFSLRANKWKPIEVASHLPYEETSLAECNPKCGLFLNGSIHWMVHNYEKSKNVIIAFDLKELKISEVPLPDDFIFSYSNDSIYYDLLEVGGLMSVWVKDLNTV, encoded by the coding sequence ATGGAGAACAGCGTGTATCTgctacttgaattgatcatagaAATTCTGTTAAGGTTACCGGGGAAGGCTCTGTTACGTTTCAGAAGTGTCTGCAAATCATGGTTTTCTCTAATTTCTAATAACAATTTTGCTACTTCACATTTTGAACATGCTGCCACACATAGGCGTCTCTTCATAaaaccttttgctcttcaacctTTATCCATAGATTTTGATTCATGGTTTCACGATGCTTCTGCATATGCTTCATTAACCCTTGATTTTTTTCGTCCCAAACGTCCTCTTGAAATAAGAGGTTGCTGTAGAGGGTTTTTGTTTTTGCTTGATGACAAACACATCTATCTATTGAATCCATCCACCggtttgatcaaacaaatacccAACTCTCCTATAATACTTAATGCTGGTTTCGAACTTCTTTCTGGTTTTGTATATTACCAGCCCACTGATGATTACATGATAGTTTCCGGGTTCTGCGAATTTTTTCCTAATGATCCAGCAACTAGTTCagttaaattgatgattttctCATTGAGAGCTAATAAATGGAAACCAATTGAGGTTGCTTCTCATTTGCCTTATGAGGAGACTTCTTTAGCGGAATGTAACCCTAAATGCGGGTTGTTCTTGAATGGATCTATCCATTGGATGGTTCATAATTATGAGAAATCAAAGAATGTTATTATTGCCTTTGATTTAAAGGAATTGAAGATATCAGAGGTACCTCTACCGGATGATTTTATTTTCAGTTATAGTAATGATTCTATATATTATGATTTGTTGGAAGTTGGAGGACTTATGAGTGTATGGGTGAAGGACCTGAATACAGTGTAG